Below is a genomic region from Eupeodes corollae chromosome 1, idEupCoro1.1, whole genome shotgun sequence.
CTAATCACTTACCAAGTCTGCAGATAATGACTTTACGACTGCACAAAAATGTTCAACTGTAACACAATCCGCATTAACGAAAACATCACTTTTGCATAGAAATTACTTAAAGCACTTTTTAATCAATTGACGTTCTTTCTTGAATATATGGCAActctttttcaaacttattatttatcttttaaacaaaacaatccaAATccataatttttagaaaacaattgtttatcaCAATGCGACTCATAATCCACCTTTGTATTCCCATACAAAATGACATGAATCGGTGCATGATTAAGGTCTAGATCATATATACAAGGTGACACAAAAATGTTCAtctagttaaaaaaattatatcctgGCAAAAGTCATAAAATAGGTCctataaataaatgtcaattaTATAACTTTGACACGACAATGTCATCATCCTTTTTCGAAAGCTAGATGCTATAGTTTGTAAATCACGGTATATATCAACTCTACTTTGATATTTGTTACGTCATCATCATATCGATAAACAACTAAATAAACATTTACAAATCATCATCAccctttaaaattgtattgtaatTTTTGGAGCTGtaaattttcgatttgacatttgtagatataattttatatctatAGGCATATTTCATGTTTGCAAAAAATCCATAAGAAGTGACAACTTTTGTGTCACCTTGTATTCTTGTATACAAAACCAGAGTGACTAATTATAGCTATCAAGCATCATGCTGATAAAAAAGCAAACAGcccaaacatacaaaaaaagatacgTACAGTACACATCGTACACTATTATTATCTTTAGATATCTCTGGTATAACGATGGCGATCGGCTAGACCTTTTGCAAGCCGTAGATAGCTGTAATTTTAATCTTCTCAGTATATGTTAAGATCGCATTCGAGAATGGAGTCTTTTCTGCtagtaaatttattatttattttgtcttgcTGCGGTTTCGGTCTTGTTTCTGGCCAAAATCGACCCAATTGGCCGCCAATTGTCGAAACAAACTTGGGAACAATCCGGGGATTTATTATGAGAACCGATAAGGGATCTCCGTTTATAGCATTTCGAGGCATTCGATATGCTGAAGCCCCGATTGGTGAGAAACGATTTAAGGCTCCGATTGCCATAAAATCCTGGGCTGGTGAACTTGACGCAACGCAAGACGGCTTTATGTGTCCTCAAACAGGAAAACCTGCCCATCTAATCTCTGAAGATTGCCTCTTTTTGAACGTCTATTCGAAGAACACAACAACAACTGTCAATCGACCTGTAATTGTTTATTTACATGGTGGAGCAAATGTGTATGGTGGGAGTCATAGTCTAGAAGCAGGACCTGAATATCTTATGGAAAGCGACATTGTTTTGGTTACGATGAATTTCCGTTTGGGAGCTTTCGGATATCTAAGCACACGCACCAAAGAAGCCCCTGGAAACTTTGGTTATTTGGATCAGTTGATGGCATTGCAATGGGTTCATGACCACATTTCCAGATTCGGAGGCAATCCCCATTCTGTGACGATAATTGGAATGAGTGCAGGAGCAATGGCTGTCACTCTACATATGGCTTCACCACTCTCCCAAGGCCTCTTTCACAGAGCTGTTGCAATGAGTGGATCAGCAACAAGTGAACATCTAATAGACAATTTATACTGGGCTCAAAAACTAGCCCATCAGACCTCATGCCCTCGATTCAATGCTGTCGATATGCTTGAATGCCTTCGGAAGCTGCCATGGGAACAAATTGTTAGTGTTTGTGACTCTTGGCAATTCTATAATTTGTTAGACATGAAATGGAACTATGAAGTCGatggatattttttgaaaaaaagaccaGCTGAATTATTTGCTGAGGGAAACTTTAGCAAGATTCCTATTTTAACAGGGATAACAAAGGATGAATTCACTTTTATGATTTCTAGTAAGTTTCCTTAAACTTCTTTTCTTTTCCGTAGGACATTTCGATTgtctgaaatatttgtttttataggtCAAGAAAATAATACTGGATTTTTAAACGATGTGAGTTTGAACTTCGAAAAATATGCACAGGAATTCTTTATGCACAACTTCACTGACAACAATCCAAAAGCTAAGAAAGCTGAAAAGGTTAGGAATTTCTATTTGGGAAACAAAACTATTGCCGAGCAAAACTTATCGAATTTTGGTGAAATCTTTTCCGACACATTGATTAGCCATGGTGTTCATCGATTGGTTGAATTGGCACGGAAATGGGTTGATGTTTACTATTATCGTTTCGATTTCCAGGGGAACTCTGGAGCATATACAAATTGGCAAGGAAAACCTCGAGGTATAGggttttgtaatttatttgttaaagatttaataaaatgcatacattttttattctaaaagGTGTCAACCATGGTGATGATCTCCAATACTTCATGAAAAGGCAAAAGTTGAAAAGGCATATAAATCAAAATGACTCTGAATGGTTCATGGTGGAAAGGATGGTTGGACTTGTGTCTTCTTTTGCAGAAGATGGGTAAGTAACTCTCACAAAGTGAAAAATATAAG
It encodes:
- the LOC129939099 gene encoding esterase E4-like, whose amino-acid sequence is MLRSHSRMESFLLVNLLFILSCCGFGLVSGQNRPNWPPIVETNLGTIRGFIMRTDKGSPFIAFRGIRYAEAPIGEKRFKAPIAIKSWAGELDATQDGFMCPQTGKPAHLISEDCLFLNVYSKNTTTTVNRPVIVYLHGGANVYGGSHSLEAGPEYLMESDIVLVTMNFRLGAFGYLSTRTKEAPGNFGYLDQLMALQWVHDHISRFGGNPHSVTIIGMSAGAMAVTLHMASPLSQGLFHRAVAMSGSATSEHLIDNLYWAQKLAHQTSCPRFNAVDMLECLRKLPWEQIVSVCDSWQFYNLLDMKWNYEVDGYFLKKRPAELFAEGNFSKIPILTGITKDEFTFMISSQENNTGFLNDVSLNFEKYAQEFFMHNFTDNNPKAKKAEKVRNFYLGNKTIAEQNLSNFGEIFSDTLISHGVHRLVELARKWVDVYYYRFDFQGNSGAYTNWQGKPRGVNHGDDLQYFMKRQKLKRHINQNDSEWFMVERMVGLVSSFAEDGSPQNIDGIKWLPSNKFAVNTMYIDEKVTLGSEPYADRFHLWDTLYPLSKSGNSALSSGISLMVALIFLCQFF